CCGCATCTGTTATTTTATTTTCTCTTTTCAAGATAAATCTCCCCTTATGAATTTCATTAATTATATTATCACATACTTGTAAACTATTCTAGCTAATAATATTTACTTAACTTACAGATTATTGATAATTTTCTTTTCAACTTATTTTTATTAATTATAACATAAAATTTTTTAGATAGCGTATGATATTAACTACACAAGGGTAGTAAATTTTTCATATAACAGAACAAAAGAGGCTAGAACTTTCCTATTTAATAAAAAATCATGGCTAGAAGGATTTACTCAACTTTGCCATGACTTTGTATTTTTATAAAAAATAAATGAATCTGTTTAATGGATTACAATTCTATTCTTCCTTCCAACGCTCTTGATAAAGTTACTTCATCAACATATTCCAAGTCTCCTCCAATAGGTACACCATTAGCTATTCTTGAAACTTTGATATCTAATGGTTTAATTAATTTACTTAGATACATTGCAGTAGCTTCACCTTCAATAGTTGAATTAGTAGCAAGAATTACTTCTTTAATGCTATCTGAAGAAAGTCTTGTAAGAAGTTCTTTAATTTTAAGTTCTGATGGGCCTATGCCAAGCATTGGAGATATAGCTCCATGAAGTATGTGATATACTCCTTGGTATTGTTTCGTTCTTTCATAGGCAGCCATGTCCCTTGAATCTTCTACTACCATTATAGTATTCAAATCTCTTTTTGGACTGCTGCAAATAGGACATAATTCCGAATCTGTTATTGTACAACACTTGCTACAGTATTTTACTTGTTTTTTCGCATCGATTATCGCTTTCGACAATCTTTCTGCTTGTTCCACTGGCATATCTATTATATGAAAAGCTAATCTCTGAGCTGTTTTAATTCCAATGCCAGGTAATCTTGATAGTTCTTCAATTAACTTTCCTATTTGATTTCCAAAATAGTCCATTATATCATCCTTCTATTATCAACTATTCCTAAAATAATCCTGGCATATTTAATCCGCCAGTAACTTTTGACATCTGTTGATTAACCTTTTCGTCAGCTGTACGCATAGCTTCATTAACAGCTGCTAAGATAAGGTCTTCTAACATTTCAACATCATCTTCATCTACTACTTCAGGATCAATACTTACTTTTGTTACTTCTTTTTTACCAGTTACTGTAATCTTAACTGCTCCACCGCCTGCTGAAGCCTCGAATATCTGGTTGTCTAGATCTTCCTGCATATCCTGCATTTTCTTTTGCATCTTTTGTGCTTGTTTCATTAGATTATTCATATTATTAGGCATTCCACCTGAAAAGCCGCCTCTTTTTGCCATAGTAAAATCCTCCTTAATATACTTTTATAGAATCTTAACATCAAAATTAACCTTTGAAGTGATTTCTTCATAATTACTGTTACTTACCTGCTGCTCATCATTTAAGCCTTGTTGACCTGTCATAAGATCGTATTCATCTTGGTCAATAATCTTAATGTCAAACTTCTTTTTATTAATTGTTTGTAGCTCACTGTTTATTTTACTAATAAATTCTTCCTGTGACAAGAACTTTTTGCTTACATCATTGGGACACACAATATATAACCATTCTCCATCAATATAAGACGGCTTTGATTCCCTGATAAAAGCTTTTCCCATACCATCAAAGCTTTTAAATATTTTTGCCCAGTTCTTAATTGCATTTTTAATGTCCTCTGGTACTGCTTTAGCTAAAGGCTTAATTGTCTTTTTAACTTTTTTTTGTCTTTGCTCTGGTTGTTCTTCTTTTGTACCGACAACTTTAATCCCTTTTTCTAGTTTCTCCTCAATGTCTTTTATTCTTGCTAACAATCCTGTTTGGGAGTTATCCATAGAAGGTTGACATAACTTCATCAATTG
The sequence above is a segment of the Vallitalea longa genome. Coding sequences within it:
- a CDS encoding YbaB/EbfC family nucleoid-associated protein, producing the protein MAKRGGFSGGMPNNMNNLMKQAQKMQKKMQDMQEDLDNQIFEASAGGGAVKITVTGKKEVTKVSIDPEVVDEDDVEMLEDLILAAVNEAMRTADEKVNQQMSKVTGGLNMPGLF
- the recR gene encoding recombination mediator RecR gives rise to the protein MDYFGNQIGKLIEELSRLPGIGIKTAQRLAFHIIDMPVEQAERLSKAIIDAKKQVKYCSKCCTITDSELCPICSSPKRDLNTIMVVEDSRDMAAYERTKQYQGVYHILHGAISPMLGIGPSELKIKELLTRLSSDSIKEVILATNSTIEGEATAMYLSKLIKPLDIKVSRIANGVPIGGDLEYVDEVTLSRALEGRIEL